The Leisingera daeponensis DSM 23529 genome includes the window GTGATCGTGCCCCGCACCACCCCGCGGCTGGAACAATGGATCCGCGCCAGCCGGGCCGAGGAAATCGGCCTGGCCACCATGCTGGACGAGACCCGCGACGGCTGGAACGCGCCGGCGCTGGCCAAGGCAATCCGCGCGCTGGCCACCCAGCCGCCGCCCTCTGCCGCGGGCTCCGAGGGGCTTCTGGACGGCCTGGATTACGTGACACAGCGGGTCAGCGCGCTGCTGCGCGACATCCGCCGGGAGGCTGCTGAATGACCGGTTCCCGCCCGCCCCTTGCGGTGGTGGTCAAAGGCTGGCCGCGGCTGTCGGAAACCTTCATCGCACAGGAACTGGTCGCCTTGGAAGCCGCCGGGCACGCATTCGAGATCTGGTCCCTGCGCCACCCCACCGACATCAAGCGCCACCCGCTGCACACGCAGCTGCAGGCCAAGGTGAACTACCTGCCGGAATACCTGTATCAGGAACCTGAGCGGGTCTGGCGCGCCCGGGCCATTGCGCAAGGCCTGCCGGGCTACGCCAAGGCCTACCGCATCTGGCGGGCAGATCTGCGCCGCGACCTGACCCCCAACCGCATCCGCCGTTTTGGCCAGGCCTGCGTGCTGGCGGCCGAAATGCCGGATGAGGTTCTGGGCCTCTATGCGCACTTCCTGCACACGCCTTCCTCGGTCGCGCGCTATGCCGCGATCATGCGCGGCCTGCCGTGGAGTTTTTCAGCCCATGCCAAGGACATCTGGACTTCGCCGGACTGGGAACTTCAGGAAAAACTCTCCGCCGCCCATCACGGCGCGGCCTTTGGCTCCACCTGCACGGGCTTTGGCGCCAAGCATCTTCAGGACCTGGCCGACACACCGGACCGGGTTGATCTGGTCTATCATGGGCTGGACCTTTCCCGCTTTCCCGCCCCGCCGGAACGCATTGCCCGGCAGCCGCAGGATCCGGTCCGCTTCATGTCGGTTGGCCGGCTGGTGGAGAAGAAAGGCTTTGACCGGCTGATCGCCGCGCTGGCGCTGCTGCCTGCAGGGCTTGACTGGCACTGGACCCACATCGGCGGCGGCGGCCTGGGCGATCTCTTGCAAGACATGGCCCGGGATGCAGGCATCGCGGACCGCATCACCTGGCGCGGGGCCTGCGACCAGCCCGAGGTGATCGAGGCGATGCGCAGCTCCGACCTGTTTGTGCTGCCCAGCCGTGTCGCCTCGGACGGTGACCGCGACGGGCTGCCCAATGTTCTGATGGAGGCCGCCTCGCAAACCCTGCCGATCCTGTCGACCCCGGTGTCCGCCATTCCGGAGTTCATCACCCACGGCACTCATGGCCTGCTGAGCGAAGACAGCCCGGAGACGCTTGCTGAAACCCTGCTCTACGCCGCCCGCCATCCGCAGGAGCTGGCCAGAATGGCCGTGGCCGCGCTGGACCGGTTGCGTTCGGATTTCGGCATGGATCCCGGAATTGCCCAGCTTTCGAAACGGTTGACGGCGATGCTGCGCGGCGGCTGACGGGTCATGCAGCCGGGAACCGGAAAACGGGTCGCCTTTTACGCGCCAATGAAGCCGCCGCACCACCCGGTGCCCTCAGGCGACCGCGAGATTGCCCGCAACCTGATGGACCTGCTTCGCAGCGGCGGCGCGGATGTGCAGCTGGTCTCGGAGTTCAGGTCCTATGACAAACGCGGCGATGCGGCGTTGCACACAGACCTGCGCAAAGCAGCAGAGGCCGAGACCGGCCGGCTGATCCGGGAGATGCCGGCGGCAGACCTTTGGGTCACCTACCACAACTATTACAAGGCGCCGGACCTGATCGGCCCCGCCGTGGCCCGCGCCCGCGAGATACCCTATGTGCAGATCGAATCCACCCGCGCCAAAAAGCGCCTGACCGGGCCGTGGGCGGGATTTGCCGAAGCCGCCCACGCCGCTGCCGATGCCGCTGCGGCGATCTTCTATTTCACCGGACAGGACCGTTTCGCGCTGGAGCGCGACCGCTGCGGAGACCAGATTGTCGCCCCCTTTCCGCCCTTCCTGCCGCTTGAGGATCTGCCCGCCGCGTCCTTTTTGGACGGCCCGATGCTGACCGCAGGCATGATGCGCCCGGGCGACAAGCTCGCCTCTTACCGCATCATCGCGGAGACACTTGCGCACTTGCCTGGTGACTGGCGGCTGGACATCGCAGGCGATGGCCCGGCCCGGTCCGAAGTTGAGGCGCTGATGGCCCCCTTTGGCAGCCAGGTCCGATTTCTCGGACAGCTCTCGCGCGAGGATCTGTCGGCGGCTTACATCAAGTCCTCCCTGTTCCTGTGGCCTGGCGTGAACGAAGCCTTCGGCATGGTCTATCTTGAGGCGCAGGCCCATGGGCTTCCGGTTGCAGCCCAGAACCGCCCCGGCGTGCGCGATGTGCTGCTGACCCGCCCCTACCCGGCCCCCGAAGACGGCGCGGCGGCTTTGGCAGCTTTCACGGTCGGCCTGCTGGCAAGCCCCGCCCTGCGCAGCGCCATTGGCCGGGAGGCCCGTGAGTACATCGCCCGGAACCACCTCGCCCCCGCGGCTGCCCGCCGGTTTTGGGACATCGCCGCCCCGCTGATGGAGACACAGACATGATTCGCCTCGCCCTTTTGCGGCACGGCCACACCGCCTGGAACCGTGCCGGGCGCATTCAGGGGCGCAGCGACATACCGCTGGACGCGCAAGCCCGAGAGGATTTGGACGGTTACGCCCTGCCTGCCCCGTGGGACGCCGCAGAGCTATGGTCCAGCCCGCTGGTGCGCGCAGCCGAAACCGCAGAATTGGTGGCAGGCCGCCCGCCCCGCACCACGCCGGAATTGACCGAAATGAACTGGGGCGGCTGGGAGGGGCTGCACGGGGTGGACCTGAAGGCCGATCCCGCCAGCGGATTCCGCGATATCGAGGACTGGGGCTGGCACTACCGCCCGCCCGGCGGCGAGAGCCCGGCAGAGGTCTGGGACCGGATAGCCCCGTGGCTGCACGGGCTGACGCGGGATGCGGTCGCGGTCTGCCACATCGGCATCATGCGGATGATCCTGGCCCGCGCCCACGGCTGGAATTTCGACGGCCCCGCCCCCTTCCGCATCAAACGCAACCGGCTGTTTGTGGTGGAGGTTGACGGCGCCTCGCTCACACCCTGGGCTGAACCTGTGCGGCTGATCCGCGAGGACACGCCAT containing:
- a CDS encoding glycosyltransferase, whose protein sequence is MQPGTGKRVAFYAPMKPPHHPVPSGDREIARNLMDLLRSGGADVQLVSEFRSYDKRGDAALHTDLRKAAEAETGRLIREMPAADLWVTYHNYYKAPDLIGPAVARAREIPYVQIESTRAKKRLTGPWAGFAEAAHAAADAAAAIFYFTGQDRFALERDRCGDQIVAPFPPFLPLEDLPAASFLDGPMLTAGMMRPGDKLASYRIIAETLAHLPGDWRLDIAGDGPARSEVEALMAPFGSQVRFLGQLSREDLSAAYIKSSLFLWPGVNEAFGMVYLEAQAHGLPVAAQNRPGVRDVLLTRPYPAPEDGAAALAAFTVGLLASPALRSAIGREAREYIARNHLAPAAARRFWDIAAPLMETQT
- a CDS encoding histidine phosphatase family protein — its product is MIRLALLRHGHTAWNRAGRIQGRSDIPLDAQAREDLDGYALPAPWDAAELWSSPLVRAAETAELVAGRPPRTTPELTEMNWGGWEGLHGVDLKADPASGFRDIEDWGWHYRPPGGESPAEVWDRIAPWLHGLTRDAVAVCHIGIMRMILARAHGWNFDGPAPFRIKRNRLFVVEVDGASLTPWAEPVRLIREDTP
- a CDS encoding glycosyltransferase, coding for MTGSRPPLAVVVKGWPRLSETFIAQELVALEAAGHAFEIWSLRHPTDIKRHPLHTQLQAKVNYLPEYLYQEPERVWRARAIAQGLPGYAKAYRIWRADLRRDLTPNRIRRFGQACVLAAEMPDEVLGLYAHFLHTPSSVARYAAIMRGLPWSFSAHAKDIWTSPDWELQEKLSAAHHGAAFGSTCTGFGAKHLQDLADTPDRVDLVYHGLDLSRFPAPPERIARQPQDPVRFMSVGRLVEKKGFDRLIAALALLPAGLDWHWTHIGGGGLGDLLQDMARDAGIADRITWRGACDQPEVIEAMRSSDLFVLPSRVASDGDRDGLPNVLMEAASQTLPILSTPVSAIPEFITHGTHGLLSEDSPETLAETLLYAARHPQELARMAVAALDRLRSDFGMDPGIAQLSKRLTAMLRGG